One genomic region from Terriglobales bacterium encodes:
- the rpsG gene encoding 30S ribosomal protein S7: MPRKGMVPKTEVAPDPVYQSPLVHKFINSMMWDGKKSTAQAIFYEAMEKLGEKGGDEPLKLFKKAVENVKPLLEVKTRRVGGANYQVPVEVNPHRRTSLAIRWLITYSRGRGEKGMVDKLANELLDAANNRGAAIKKKEDVHRMAEANKAFAHYRW, translated from the coding sequence ATGCCACGTAAGGGAATGGTCCCCAAGACGGAAGTTGCGCCTGACCCGGTGTACCAGTCGCCGCTGGTGCACAAGTTCATCAACTCGATGATGTGGGACGGCAAGAAGAGCACCGCCCAGGCCATCTTCTATGAGGCCATGGAGAAACTGGGGGAGAAGGGCGGAGACGAACCCCTGAAGCTCTTCAAGAAGGCGGTCGAGAACGTGAAGCCGCTGCTGGAGGTCAAGACGCGGCGCGTGGGTGGCGCCAACTACCAGGTGCCGGTGGAGGTCAATCCGCACCGGCGCACGTCGCTGGCCATCCGCTGGCTCATCACCTACTCGCGCGGCCGGGGCGAGAAGGGCATGGTGGACAAGCTGGCCAACGAGTTGCTCGACGCCGCCAACAACCGCGGCGCCGCCATCAAGAAGAAAGAGGACGTGCACCGCATGGCCGAAGCCAACAAGGCCTTCGCCCATTACCGGTGGTAA